A part of Oncorhynchus kisutch isolate 150728-3 unplaced genomic scaffold, Okis_V2 scaffold3988, whole genome shotgun sequence genomic DNA contains:
- the LOC109887185 gene encoding uncharacterized protein LOC109887185 isoform X1 — translation MSRSVGRMSLLLCCIVMALHLATGLDSAPGVVNTTEEEVEGVDSQSPCPAGWHQNEHRCFSFYPVWATWATAELYCSQHRGNLVSVHSPGQQVFVQDLVRRHTDQPVWMGGYDAAQEGMWLWSDGSAVDSFYWEEDEPSNSGQGENCMELHTGGGQGWNDVSCGELRFYVCSMETRSGLASLPSQKKSHERELAEEVSIYDVLWETSERVADEILDSAFLRGMYSRRLPAHCYADFCHQEVLYLDRVITMLRVLIRTVQGPPDIMMFLQRTHQRYQESLKEAQIQTPPHLNLSSIQPSAAVRQYLQSFHDIVNEEPIYWLVSLLPRALLRPYLAQNLPLGERTRPDPSPCLYPWLNLFPCPCYQWGGEDMKPDQRNQKDESGTYYRHLLEKYQDVIDVYKAVNIFRVQMINEKSLFTSSCFPTGDEEEEEDQPNLWSVESGPDVRVKL, via the exons ATGTCCAG ATCGGTTGGCAGAATGTCTCTGCTGCTTTGTTGTATAGTGATGGCTCTGCACCTCGCAACAG GGCTGGATTCTGCCCCGGGGGTGGTGAACACtacagaggaggaggtggaaggggtGGACTCCCAGTCACCATGCCCAGCCGGGTGGCATCAGAATGAGCATCGCTGCTTCTCCTTCTACCCCGTCTGGGCCACCTGGGCCACTGCAGAG tTGTACTGCTCCCAGCACAGAGGGAACCTGGTGTCGGTTCACAGCCCGGGTCAACAGGTGTTTGTCCAGGATCTGGTCAGGAGACACACAGACCAGCCGGTCTGGATGGGAGGCTACGATGCAGCTCAG GAGGGGATGTGGCTGTGGAGTGACGGCTCAGCTGTTGACAGTTTCTACTGGGAGGAGGATGAGCCCAGTAACTCTGGACAGGGGGAGAACTGTATGGAGCTACACactggag GTGGGCAGGGCTGGAATGACGTGTCCTGTGGAGAGCTGAGGTTCTATGTGTGTTCTATGGAGACAAG ATCTGGTTTAGCATCATTACCAAGTCAGAAGAAATCACACGAGAGAG agcTGGCTGAAGAGGTGAGTATTTATGACGTCCTGTGGGAGACCAGTGAGAGAGTAGCAGATGAGATCCTCGACTCAGCCTTCCTCAGAGGGATGTATTCCAGACGTCTGCCTGCCCACTGCTATGCTGACTTCTGCCACCAGGAGGTGCTATACCTGGACAGAGTCATCACCATGCTGCGG GTGCTGATCAGAACAGTCCAGGGTCCTCCAGACATCATGATGTTTCTCCAGAGAACACATCAACGCTACCAGGAGTCACTGAAGGAGGCCCAGATCCAAACTCCACCACACCTG AACCTGTCCTCCATCCAGCCCTCTGCAGCTGTGCGTCAGTACCTCCAGAGCTTCCATGACATTGTAAATGAGGAGCCCATTTACTGGCTGGTGTCTCTGCTGCCCAGAGCCCTGCTCAGACCTTACCTGGCACAGAACCTGCCCCTGGGAGagaggaccagaccagaccccagcCCCTGCCTTTACCCCTGGCTAAATCTCTTCCCCTGCCCCTGCTACCAGTGGGGGGGAGAGGACATGAAGCCAGACCAGAGGAACCAGAAGGATGAGTCTGGGACATATTACAG gcatcTACTGGAGAAGTACCAGGATGTGATAGACGTCTATAAGGCTGTCAACATCTTCAGAGTCCAGATGATCAACGAGAAGTCTCTCTTCACCTCCAG
- the LOC109887185 gene encoding uncharacterized protein LOC109887185 isoform X2 has translation MSLLLCCIVMALHLATGLDSAPGVVNTTEEEVEGVDSQSPCPAGWHQNEHRCFSFYPVWATWATAELYCSQHRGNLVSVHSPGQQVFVQDLVRRHTDQPVWMGGYDAAQEGMWLWSDGSAVDSFYWEEDEPSNSGQGENCMELHTGGGQGWNDVSCGELRFYVCSMETRSGLASLPSQKKSHERELAEEVSIYDVLWETSERVADEILDSAFLRGMYSRRLPAHCYADFCHQEVLYLDRVITMLRVLIRTVQGPPDIMMFLQRTHQRYQESLKEAQIQTPPHLNLSSIQPSAAVRQYLQSFHDIVNEEPIYWLVSLLPRALLRPYLAQNLPLGERTRPDPSPCLYPWLNLFPCPCYQWGGEDMKPDQRNQKDESGTYYRHLLEKYQDVIDVYKAVNIFRVQMINEKSLFTSSCFPTGDEEEEEDQPNLWSVESGPDVRVKL, from the exons ATGTCTCTGCTGCTTTGTTGTATAGTGATGGCTCTGCACCTCGCAACAG GGCTGGATTCTGCCCCGGGGGTGGTGAACACtacagaggaggaggtggaaggggtGGACTCCCAGTCACCATGCCCAGCCGGGTGGCATCAGAATGAGCATCGCTGCTTCTCCTTCTACCCCGTCTGGGCCACCTGGGCCACTGCAGAG tTGTACTGCTCCCAGCACAGAGGGAACCTGGTGTCGGTTCACAGCCCGGGTCAACAGGTGTTTGTCCAGGATCTGGTCAGGAGACACACAGACCAGCCGGTCTGGATGGGAGGCTACGATGCAGCTCAG GAGGGGATGTGGCTGTGGAGTGACGGCTCAGCTGTTGACAGTTTCTACTGGGAGGAGGATGAGCCCAGTAACTCTGGACAGGGGGAGAACTGTATGGAGCTACACactggag GTGGGCAGGGCTGGAATGACGTGTCCTGTGGAGAGCTGAGGTTCTATGTGTGTTCTATGGAGACAAG ATCTGGTTTAGCATCATTACCAAGTCAGAAGAAATCACACGAGAGAG agcTGGCTGAAGAGGTGAGTATTTATGACGTCCTGTGGGAGACCAGTGAGAGAGTAGCAGATGAGATCCTCGACTCAGCCTTCCTCAGAGGGATGTATTCCAGACGTCTGCCTGCCCACTGCTATGCTGACTTCTGCCACCAGGAGGTGCTATACCTGGACAGAGTCATCACCATGCTGCGG GTGCTGATCAGAACAGTCCAGGGTCCTCCAGACATCATGATGTTTCTCCAGAGAACACATCAACGCTACCAGGAGTCACTGAAGGAGGCCCAGATCCAAACTCCACCACACCTG AACCTGTCCTCCATCCAGCCCTCTGCAGCTGTGCGTCAGTACCTCCAGAGCTTCCATGACATTGTAAATGAGGAGCCCATTTACTGGCTGGTGTCTCTGCTGCCCAGAGCCCTGCTCAGACCTTACCTGGCACAGAACCTGCCCCTGGGAGagaggaccagaccagaccccagcCCCTGCCTTTACCCCTGGCTAAATCTCTTCCCCTGCCCCTGCTACCAGTGGGGGGGAGAGGACATGAAGCCAGACCAGAGGAACCAGAAGGATGAGTCTGGGACATATTACAG gcatcTACTGGAGAAGTACCAGGATGTGATAGACGTCTATAAGGCTGTCAACATCTTCAGAGTCCAGATGATCAACGAGAAGTCTCTCTTCACCTCCAG